A genomic region of Lachnoclostridium edouardi contains the following coding sequences:
- a CDS encoding ATP-binding protein yields MNTKQFVIYRKLKNQKLFDDMAKLLTEENMDQAAETAYSCAHRLLELAVAYGLEGNLWHCFLALCLADNENAYSTSCEIVGEAEGSLNVLVKRDFTLIKELFDCDISCLDQISGPDSQLWKELKNYKAANGSSRMFNKRIRDRLVELAVSLEHAETVEEFHRMITDFYKEFGVGKFGLNKAFRVIEKKEKVEIEPIVNIEHIYLNDLVGYELQKKKLIDNTQAFVDGKAANNVLLYGDAGTGKSSSVKAVLNEYYDKGLRIIEVYKHQFQCLSDIIEQIKDRNYKFIIYMDDLSFEETELEYKYLKAIIEGGLGKKPANVLIYATSNRRHLVRESFKDKRTLDDDVHINDTVQEKLSLVARFGVTIYYGAPNKKEFQNIVKVLADKYKVIMPEEELLLEANKWELSHGGLSGRTASQFITYLLGNTDGN; encoded by the coding sequence ATGAATACCAAGCAATTTGTAATCTATAGAAAATTAAAAAATCAAAAACTTTTTGACGATATGGCAAAGCTGCTAACTGAGGAGAACATGGACCAGGCGGCAGAGACGGCTTACAGCTGCGCCCATCGTCTGCTGGAGCTGGCAGTGGCCTATGGTTTGGAAGGAAACCTGTGGCACTGCTTTTTAGCTTTATGTCTGGCAGACAATGAAAATGCATACAGCACCTCCTGTGAAATTGTGGGGGAGGCAGAGGGAAGCCTGAATGTGCTGGTAAAAAGAGATTTTACCCTGATTAAGGAGCTGTTTGACTGCGATATCAGCTGCCTGGACCAGATTAGCGGCCCTGATTCTCAGCTGTGGAAGGAGCTAAAAAACTACAAGGCTGCCAACGGAAGCAGCCGCATGTTTAATAAGCGAATCAGAGACCGTCTGGTAGAACTGGCCGTGTCCTTAGAACATGCAGAAACAGTAGAAGAGTTTCACCGCATGATCACTGATTTTTATAAAGAATTTGGCGTAGGCAAGTTTGGGCTGAATAAGGCCTTCCGTGTAATTGAGAAAAAAGAAAAAGTAGAAATTGAGCCGATTGTAAATATTGAGCATATTTACCTGAACGATCTGGTGGGATATGAGCTTCAGAAGAAAAAACTTATAGATAATACTCAGGCCTTTGTGGACGGAAAAGCCGCCAACAATGTGCTCCTTTACGGGGACGCAGGTACTGGAAAATCCTCCAGCGTGAAAGCTGTTTTAAATGAATATTATGACAAGGGACTTAGAATTATTGAAGTGTATAAACATCAATTTCAGTGTCTTTCAGATATTATAGAGCAGATTAAAGACAGAAACTATAAGTTCATTATTTATATGGATGATTTGTCATTTGAAGAGACAGAGCTGGAATACAAGTACTTGAAAGCTATTATTGAGGGAGGATTAGGTAAAAAGCCGGCTAATGTGCTGATCTATGCCACCTCTAACAGACGCCACTTGGTGAGAGAAAGCTTTAAAGACAAACGGACCCTGGATGACGACGTGCACATTAACGACACTGTCCAGGAGAAGCTGTCCCTGGTGGCCCGGTTTGGAGTTACGATATACTACGGCGCTCCCAATAAGAAGGAATTCCAGAATATTGTAAAGGTTCTGGCTGACAAGTATAAAGTAATTATGCCGGAGGAGGAGCTTCTTTTAGAAGCAAACAAATGGGAGTTAAGCCACGGAGGACTTTCCGGGCGGACTGCCTCTCAGTTTATTACATATCTGTTGGGAAACACCGACGGAAATTAA
- a CDS encoding Ppx/GppA phosphatase family protein, whose translation MAIKTFAAIDIGSFELEMGIYELAGKNQARCIDQLRHMIPLGRDAFSDEKISYTMVDEMCRVLKNFAEIMNSYHVDDYRAYATSAMREAKNNQIILDQIKVRTGLDVKLISNSEQRLLSYKAIAEKEADFNKMIQKATAIVEVSSGSMQMSLFDKDALVSTQNLGLGALRLYETLSGVQAAEETRLAILEEMVDNELFTFRKMYLKDRTIKNLIGTGKYIRHLAVWMSPDRDKSFISASTFMEFYKKLSSMGLDDIEDAFGVNKEYAALMLPSTLIYKRVMELTGAETFWIPGIQMCDGMAAEYGEEKNLAKFGHNFSDDIIATARNMAKRYKCHISHNQALEKYALAIFDSMKKFHGLGKRERLLLQIAVNLHSCGKFISMRDTSECAYNIIMSTEIIGLSHEEREVIANTVKYNLKPFQYEEARENMMLIAKLVAILRLANSMDRSHNQKLWDSKVQLKENELIVTTAYDGDITLERLAFEQKVDFFEEIYGVRPVLKQKRRV comes from the coding sequence GTGGCTATTAAAACATTTGCAGCTATAGATATAGGTTCCTTTGAGCTGGAAATGGGCATCTATGAACTGGCGGGGAAAAACCAGGCCCGCTGTATTGACCAGCTGCGTCATATGATCCCATTAGGCAGAGATGCTTTCAGCGATGAGAAAATCAGCTATACCATGGTAGACGAAATGTGCAGGGTTTTAAAGAACTTTGCAGAAATTATGAATTCATATCATGTAGACGATTACAGGGCATATGCCACCAGCGCTATGCGGGAGGCTAAAAACAATCAGATTATTTTAGATCAGATTAAGGTAAGAACTGGTCTGGATGTTAAGCTGATCAGCAACTCGGAGCAGCGCCTTTTAAGCTATAAAGCTATTGCGGAGAAAGAAGCAGATTTTAATAAAATGATTCAGAAGGCCACTGCCATTGTGGAAGTCAGCTCCGGAAGTATGCAGATGTCCTTATTTGATAAGGACGCCTTAGTGTCCACACAAAATCTGGGGTTAGGCGCTCTGCGCCTTTATGAAACATTATCAGGAGTACAGGCCGCAGAGGAAACCAGACTGGCAATTTTGGAGGAAATGGTAGATAACGAGCTGTTTACCTTCAGAAAAATGTATTTAAAAGACAGGACTATTAAAAACCTTATTGGAACAGGCAAATATATCCGCCATCTGGCTGTTTGGATGAGCCCTGACAGGGACAAAAGCTTTATTTCCGCAAGCACATTTATGGAATTTTACAAAAAACTGTCCTCTATGGGCCTGGATGATATTGAGGACGCCTTTGGAGTAAATAAGGAATATGCGGCTCTTATGCTGCCCAGCACCTTGATTTACAAACGGGTGATGGAGCTGACAGGAGCTGAAACCTTCTGGATTCCAGGAATCCAAATGTGCGACGGAATGGCGGCAGAGTATGGAGAGGAAAAAAATTTAGCTAAATTCGGCCACAATTTTTCAGATGATATTATCGCCACAGCCAGAAACATGGCAAAAAGATATAAATGCCACATCAGCCACAATCAGGCTTTGGAAAAATATGCGCTGGCAATATTTGACAGCATGAAGAAATTCCATGGCCTTGGAAAAAGAGAACGGCTGCTGCTGCAAATTGCAGTAAATCTTCACTCATGCGGAAAGTTTATCAGCATGAGAGATACCAGCGAGTGCGCTTATAATATTATTATGTCCACGGAAATTATAGGATTATCCCATGAAGAGCGGGAGGTAATCGCCAACACTGTAAAATACAATCTGAAGCCTTTCCAATATGAGGAGGCCAGGGAAAATATGATGTTAATTGCTAAGCTGGTAGCAATTCTCAGGCTGGCTAATTCCATGGACAGAAGCCACAATCAAAAGCTGTGGGACAGCAAAGTGCAGCTGAAAGAAAATGAACTGATTGTTACAACAGCCTATGACGGGGACATTACTTTAGAAAGGCTGGCATTTGAGCAGAAGGTAGATTTCTTTGAGGAAATTTACGGAGTACGGCCTGTGTTAAAGCAGAAAAGGAGGGTGTAA
- the cls gene encoding cardiolipin synthase, which translates to MGELFIGIWKVWQWLMSHLIFINLILSIIIVFFQRRDPKAVWTWLLALYFIPVFGFLFYLLFCQDINKSKMFRIKEVEDKLRISARGQENFLRGHNIDEMDTLGKDYKELVFYNLDTSGAVLTVNNEIEIFTDGMAKFEDLRNSLRQAKKFIHIQYYIIKKDEVFLSMVPILKDKARQGVEVRILCDGMGGRFVPKALWKELEEAGIFVGIFFPPILGRLNLRVNYRNHRKIVVIDNQTGYVGGFNIGKEYIGKDKKFGYWRDTHLKIRGGAVISLQIRFALDWNYAVKENLFLHVEYFDDNGEMENIGPILSGEKRPLGIQIITSGPDVTYKQIRNNYLELFHKARKHIYIQTPYFIPDDAVLSALQIAARSGVDVRLMIPCMPDHPFVYWATYSYTGDLLEAGARCYQYENGFLHAKGVMADSCVCCYGTANMDIRSFELNFEVNAIIYDEETTKQLEEIFLNDLKYCHEITLEEYNNRNIFIRVKEQGSRLLSPLL; encoded by the coding sequence ATGGGAGAGCTGTTTATAGGTATTTGGAAGGTTTGGCAGTGGCTGATGAGCCATCTGATTTTTATTAATTTAATATTGTCAATTATTATTGTGTTTTTCCAAAGACGAGATCCAAAGGCAGTTTGGACATGGCTGCTGGCCCTGTACTTTATCCCTGTTTTTGGATTTTTATTTTATCTGCTTTTTTGTCAGGATATTAATAAAAGCAAAATGTTCCGCATTAAAGAGGTGGAGGATAAGCTGAGAATCTCCGCCAGAGGACAGGAGAATTTTCTGAGAGGCCACAATATTGACGAAATGGATACTCTGGGAAAGGATTATAAAGAGCTGGTGTTTTATAATCTGGATACGTCAGGGGCAGTTTTGACGGTAAATAACGAAATTGAAATTTTTACAGACGGGATGGCAAAGTTTGAAGATTTAAGAAACAGTTTAAGGCAGGCAAAAAAGTTTATTCACATTCAATATTATATTATAAAAAAAGATGAAGTTTTTCTATCTATGGTGCCGATTCTTAAAGATAAGGCCAGACAGGGGGTAGAGGTGCGGATTTTGTGCGACGGAATGGGAGGAAGGTTTGTGCCTAAAGCCTTGTGGAAGGAATTGGAGGAGGCGGGAATTTTTGTGGGAATTTTTTTCCCTCCAATTCTGGGAAGGCTGAATTTAAGGGTAAATTATAGAAATCACAGAAAAATAGTAGTAATAGACAATCAGACAGGGTATGTAGGCGGCTTTAATATTGGAAAAGAATATATTGGAAAAGATAAAAAATTTGGATATTGGAGGGATACCCACTTAAAAATCAGGGGTGGGGCTGTTATCAGCCTTCAGATTCGGTTTGCCCTGGACTGGAATTATGCAGTGAAAGAAAATTTGTTTCTCCACGTAGAATATTTTGACGATAACGGGGAAATGGAAAATATAGGTCCGATTTTGTCCGGGGAAAAAAGACCATTGGGAATTCAGATTATTACAAGCGGTCCGGACGTAACATATAAGCAAATCAGAAATAATTATTTAGAGCTGTTTCACAAAGCCAGAAAGCATATTTACATTCAGACTCCGTATTTTATACCAGACGACGCGGTGCTGTCGGCATTACAGATTGCCGCCAGATCTGGCGTGGACGTGCGGCTTATGATTCCCTGTATGCCAGATCACCCATTTGTATATTGGGCAACCTATTCTTACACAGGGGATTTATTAGAAGCAGGGGCCAGATGTTATCAATATGAAAATGGGTTTCTCCACGCGAAAGGCGTTATGGCGGACAGCTGCGTTTGCTGCTACGGCACTGCCAATATGGACATCAGAAGCTTTGAGCTGAACTTTGAGGTAAATGCGATTATTTACGATGAAGAGACTACGAAACAGCTGGAGGAAATTTTCTTAAATGATTTGAAATACTGCCATGAAATCACATTGGAAGAGTATAATAACAGAAATATTTTCATTCGGGTAAAAGAGCAGGGCAGCCGGCTGCTGTCGCCTTTGCTGTAA
- a CDS encoding RNA degradosome polyphosphate kinase: MADIDEKYLEPENYVNRELSWLEFNYRVLSEARDKTLPLFERLKFLSITASNLDEFFMVRVASLKDMVHAKYNKADIAGLKPGEQLEKIAVKTHELVGLQYSTYNRSLLPALKQNGLLVITSHENLDKKDGEFVDKYFKENVYPVLTPMAVDSSRPFPLVRNKTLNIAALVQKKDEDDTIDFAMVQVPGVLPRIVELPREEGEERAVILLEEVIERNIQSLFLNYNIITAHPFRIMRNADFSIDEDEAEDLLIEIEKQLKKRQWGEVIRLEIEEKVDKRLLKILKKELHMSSSDIFEIAGPLDLTVLMKMYGLEGFDSLKASKYTPQPVPALMNEDDIFTNMRKGDIFLHHPYQTFDPVVNFVKTAARDPQVLAIKQTLYRVSGNSPIIAALAEAADNGKQVSVLVELKARFDEENNIIWARKLEKAGCHVIYGLVGLKTHSKITLVVRREEDGIRRYVHLGTGNYNDSTARLYTDCGIMTCHPQIGEDATAVFNMLSGYSEPLSWNKLIVAPLWLRERFLKLIRRETAHARAGKPARIIAKMNSLCDKKVIAFLYEASCAGVEIDMIIRGICCLKAGVPGLSENIKVRSIVGNFLEHSRIFYFENDGSKEVYMGSADWMPRNLDKRVEIAFPVEDESLKEEVIHILTTELEDNVKAHLLQPDGSYEKEDRRGKVSVNSQDQFCQEAVEKARQQLEGQETVNDRVFIPVENPAYKK, translated from the coding sequence ATGGCAGATATAGATGAAAAGTATTTAGAACCGGAAAATTATGTAAATAGAGAATTAAGCTGGCTGGAATTCAATTATCGAGTTCTCAGCGAAGCCAGAGATAAAACCCTGCCTTTATTTGAAAGATTAAAATTCCTCAGCATTACAGCTTCTAATCTGGATGAATTTTTCATGGTTCGTGTGGCTTCTTTAAAGGATATGGTTCACGCCAAATATAATAAGGCGGATATTGCAGGGTTAAAGCCTGGGGAGCAGCTGGAGAAAATTGCAGTGAAAACCCACGAGCTAGTAGGCCTGCAGTATTCTACCTATAATCGCTCTCTTCTTCCTGCATTAAAGCAGAACGGGCTGTTAGTGATTACCAGCCATGAAAATCTGGATAAAAAGGACGGAGAATTTGTAGATAAATATTTTAAAGAAAATGTATATCCTGTACTTACGCCTATGGCCGTAGATTCCTCCAGACCTTTTCCCCTGGTGAGAAATAAAACTTTGAATATTGCAGCCTTAGTTCAGAAAAAGGACGAGGATGATACTATAGATTTTGCCATGGTTCAGGTGCCCGGCGTGCTTCCTCGAATTGTAGAGCTGCCGAGAGAAGAAGGAGAAGAGCGGGCCGTAATTTTGCTGGAGGAGGTAATTGAAAGAAATATACAGTCTTTATTCCTCAATTATAATATTATTACTGCTCATCCCTTTAGAATTATGAGAAATGCAGACTTCAGCATTGATGAGGACGAGGCGGAGGATCTGCTGATTGAAATTGAAAAGCAGCTGAAGAAAAGACAGTGGGGAGAAGTTATCCGGCTGGAAATTGAAGAAAAGGTGGATAAGCGCCTTTTAAAAATCCTGAAAAAGGAGCTGCATATGAGCAGCAGCGATATATTTGAAATTGCAGGCCCCTTAGATTTAACTGTGCTGATGAAAATGTACGGGCTGGAGGGATTTGACTCCCTAAAAGCGTCTAAATATACGCCTCAGCCGGTGCCTGCTTTGATGAATGAGGACGATATTTTTACAAATATGAGAAAAGGGGATATTTTCCTTCACCATCCTTACCAGACCTTTGACCCGGTAGTAAATTTTGTGAAGACAGCAGCCAGAGATCCTCAGGTTCTGGCTATTAAGCAGACTTTGTACAGGGTCAGCGGAAATTCTCCTATTATTGCCGCTTTGGCGGAGGCGGCCGACAATGGAAAACAGGTTTCTGTTTTAGTGGAGCTGAAGGCCAGATTTGACGAGGAGAATAATATTATATGGGCCAGAAAACTGGAGAAGGCGGGATGCCACGTTATATACGGACTGGTAGGCTTAAAAACTCACAGTAAAATTACTTTAGTAGTCCGCCGCGAGGAGGACGGTATACGCCGCTATGTACATCTGGGCACAGGAAACTACAATGATTCCACAGCCAGATTATATACAGACTGCGGTATTATGACATGCCATCCGCAGATTGGGGAGGACGCCACGGCAGTATTTAACATGCTTTCCGGTTATTCAGAGCCTCTTAGCTGGAATAAGCTGATTGTGGCCCCGTTATGGCTTAGAGAACGGTTCTTAAAGCTGATACGCAGAGAAACTGCCCACGCAAGAGCCGGTAAGCCAGCCCGCATTATTGCCAAAATGAATTCCCTGTGTGATAAAAAGGTAATAGCCTTTCTTTACGAGGCCTCCTGCGCGGGAGTAGAAATTGATATGATTATCCGGGGCATCTGCTGTTTAAAGGCAGGGGTGCCTGGATTAAGCGAAAATATAAAGGTTCGGTCTATTGTAGGCAATTTCCTGGAGCACAGCAGAATTTTCTATTTTGAAAACGACGGCAGCAAAGAGGTTTATATGGGAAGCGCAGACTGGATGCCAAGAAACTTAGACAAGAGAGTGGAAATTGCTTTCCCTGTGGAGGATGAAAGTCTGAAAGAGGAAGTGATTCACATTTTAACAACAGAGCTGGAGGACAACGTAAAGGCACATTTGCTTCAGCCTGACGGTTCCTATGAAAAGGAAGATAGGAGAGGCAAGGTAAGCGTAAACTCTCAGGATCAATTTTGCCAGGAGGCTGTGGAAAAGGCCAGGCAGCAGCTGGAAGGCCAGGAAACAGTAAACGACAGAGTGTTTATTCCTGTGGAAAATCCGGCATATAAAAAATAG
- a CDS encoding lysophospholipid acyltransferase family protein — MIRFILVALSVILFLILSIPILIAEWIVGKVNPEKRDWQSLRIVKSVFKYLLAVAGVKITVKGAENIPQDKAVLFVGNHRGYFDILVGYVTVPCLMGFVAKKEMLRYPLLKDWMHNVNCLFLDRVNMKEGLKTILTGIEKVKHGISIWIFPEGTRSRTESVLEMLPFKEGSLKIAEKAGCAVIPVAMTGTAEVFEAHIPFIHPSHVIIQFGEPIYIKELTAEQKKFSGAYTRDKILEMLQEQLKEREGFTAEK, encoded by the coding sequence ATGATAAGATTTATCTTGGTGGCATTAAGCGTTATACTATTTTTAATTTTAAGCATTCCGATTCTGATTGCAGAGTGGATTGTGGGAAAAGTGAATCCGGAAAAAAGGGACTGGCAAAGTCTTAGGATTGTAAAAAGCGTATTCAAATATCTGTTAGCTGTGGCAGGAGTAAAAATCACAGTAAAAGGGGCGGAAAATATTCCCCAGGATAAAGCAGTTTTATTTGTGGGAAACCACAGAGGATATTTTGATATTCTGGTAGGTTATGTGACAGTGCCGTGTTTAATGGGATTTGTAGCTAAAAAGGAGATGTTAAGATATCCTTTATTAAAAGACTGGATGCACAACGTAAACTGTCTGTTTCTGGACAGAGTAAATATGAAAGAAGGGCTGAAAACCATTTTGACCGGAATAGAAAAGGTGAAGCATGGTATTTCCATATGGATTTTTCCCGAGGGTACCAGAAGTCGCACAGAATCTGTTTTGGAGATGCTTCCCTTTAAAGAAGGCAGTCTGAAAATTGCGGAAAAGGCCGGCTGCGCAGTGATTCCTGTGGCTATGACAGGAACGGCGGAGGTATTTGAAGCCCATATTCCTTTTATTCATCCGTCACATGTAATTATCCAGTTTGGAGAGCCAATTTACATAAAGGAGCTGACTGCTGAGCAGAAAAAGTTTTCAGGAGCTTACACAAGAGATAAGATTCTGGAAATGTTACAGGAGCAGCTAAAGGAAAGAGAAGGCTTTACGGCTGAAAAATAA
- the malQ gene encoding 4-alpha-glucanotransferase — protein MRECGILLPISSLPSPYGIGSFSKEAYEFVDRLCDAGQSYWQILPLGPTGYGDSPYQSFSAFAGNPYFIDLDSLAEEGLLTEEECQSMDFGDNPQYVDYEKMYYSRFRILRLAFERWKNQGSLSKELLSLETEEYCFYMAVKNHFQGKCWSEWDEDIRNRKPGAVARYEKELENDILFYQFQQLKFQEQWKKLKTYANKKGIKIIGDIPIYVAFDSADSWFHPELFQFDEKNRPVAVAGCPPDGFCALGQLWGNPLYNWEYHKKTEYVWWTERMAYSFRMYDVVRVDHFRGFDEYYSIPFGEETAVNGKWEKGPGFPFFQAIKEKLGDLNIIAEDLGFLTPAVLKLVEDTGFPGMKVLEFAFAADGQSAYLPYRYKENCVVYTGTHDNDTLSSWYDTMPDWDRDFSVRYLGNKNTPREEIHWDFIRAALGSVAKLAIVPVQDYLGLGREARMNEPSTLGLNWKWRLLPDQFDDHIVGRCRDAAWVFGRCRQ, from the coding sequence ATGCGGGAATGTGGAATATTATTGCCGATTTCCAGTCTGCCCTCTCCTTATGGGATAGGGTCATTTTCAAAGGAGGCTTATGAATTTGTAGACCGGCTTTGTGACGCCGGCCAAAGTTACTGGCAGATACTGCCTTTAGGACCTACAGGATACGGGGATTCCCCTTATCAGTCCTTCAGCGCCTTTGCAGGCAACCCATACTTTATTGATTTGGACAGTTTGGCGGAAGAAGGGCTGTTAACTGAGGAAGAATGTCAGTCAATGGACTTTGGGGACAACCCTCAGTATGTGGACTATGAAAAAATGTATTACTCCAGATTTCGTATTCTGCGTCTGGCATTTGAACGATGGAAAAACCAGGGCAGCCTTTCCAAAGAGCTTTTAAGCCTGGAGACAGAAGAATATTGTTTTTACATGGCTGTGAAAAACCATTTTCAGGGAAAATGCTGGTCTGAATGGGACGAGGACATTAGAAACAGAAAGCCTGGGGCTGTGGCCAGATACGAGAAGGAGCTGGAAAACGATATTTTATTTTATCAATTTCAGCAGCTGAAATTTCAGGAGCAGTGGAAAAAGCTAAAAACATACGCCAACAAAAAGGGGATTAAGATTATTGGAGATATTCCTATTTACGTGGCTTTTGACAGTGCAGACAGCTGGTTTCACCCAGAACTCTTTCAGTTTGACGAAAAAAACAGGCCTGTGGCAGTGGCAGGATGTCCTCCCGACGGATTCTGCGCTTTGGGACAGCTGTGGGGAAATCCACTGTATAATTGGGAGTACCATAAAAAGACGGAGTATGTATGGTGGACAGAGAGAATGGCTTACAGCTTCCGCATGTATGACGTTGTGCGCGTAGATCATTTCAGAGGATTTGACGAATATTATTCCATTCCTTTTGGGGAGGAGACGGCTGTAAACGGAAAATGGGAAAAGGGTCCTGGTTTTCCATTCTTTCAGGCTATAAAGGAAAAATTAGGCGACTTAAATATTATTGCCGAGGATTTAGGATTTTTAACTCCTGCAGTTTTGAAGCTGGTGGAGGATACTGGTTTTCCGGGAATGAAGGTTTTAGAATTTGCCTTTGCCGCTGACGGGCAGAGCGCTTATCTTCCATATAGATATAAAGAGAATTGTGTGGTTTATACAGGAACCCATGATAATGATACCCTGAGTAGCTGGTATGATACTATGCCTGATTGGGACAGAGACTTTTCTGTTCGGTATCTGGGAAACAAAAATACGCCTAGAGAGGAAATCCACTGGGATTTTATAAGAGCAGCCTTAGGCAGCGTGGCAAAACTTGCCATTGTGCCTGTACAGGATTATTTAGGCCTGGGGAGAGAGGCCAGAATGAACGAGCCTTCCACCCTGGGATTAAACTGGAAGTGGAGGCTTCTGCCAGACCAGTTTGATGACCACATAGTAGGCCGGTGCAGGGACGCAGCCTGGGTGTTCGGCCGATGCAGACAGTAA
- a CDS encoding putative ABC transporter permease, translating into MKIIQNFLKCGVTGWCLEVMFTSVESIMAGDWRLMGKTSLLMFPIYGMGALLEPIGKGVDKWIGDPQTGVAVLQEKDKIVRHGMLYMVLIFVVEYGSGLLLRNHGICPWDYTGRHTNINGLIRLDFAPLWFGTGLLFEQITKKRGG; encoded by the coding sequence ATGAAGATTATACAAAACTTTTTAAAATGTGGAGTAACTGGCTGGTGTCTGGAAGTAATGTTTACATCTGTGGAATCAATTATGGCGGGTGACTGGAGGCTGATGGGAAAAACCTCGCTGCTGATGTTTCCGATTTACGGTATGGGCGCTCTTTTAGAGCCTATTGGAAAAGGTGTAGACAAATGGATTGGAGATCCTCAGACAGGGGTGGCAGTGCTTCAGGAAAAGGACAAAATCGTCCGTCATGGAATGCTGTACATGGTACTGATTTTTGTTGTAGAATATGGCTCGGGACTGCTTTTAAGAAACCATGGCATTTGCCCCTGGGATTATACAGGCAGGCACACAAACATTAACGGGCTGATCCGTTTGGATTTTGCGCCCCTGTGGTTTGGAACAGGACTTTTATTTGAGCAAATAACAAAAAAGAGAGGCGGCTAG
- the pheA gene encoding prephenate dehydratase yields MDLLEIRKKLDQIDKELVRLFEQRMDLCRQVAEYKIETGKPVYDEERESQKIKSVRELAESEENKQGAEEMFRQLMTVSRRLQYRLLAENGQDMQLHFKAVDSLPKAGVRVVYQGIEGAYSHGAALQYFGDNVDAYHVKTWEAAMEEVEKGRADYGVLPIENSSAGVVEDNYDLLMEYHNYIVAETFLPVKHALLGLPDASLEEIKTVFSHPQGLMQCSEYLDSHPDWKKISVENTAVAAKKVIEEGDKTQAAVASEIAGRLYGLKVLQSSVNYNKENTTRFIIVSRQPIYKKTADKVSICFELPHKSGSLYNILSNFIYNNVNMVMIESRPVKDKNWEYRFFVDVEGNLGDSAVNNALKGIEEEAVNMRILGNY; encoded by the coding sequence ATGGATTTACTGGAGATAAGAAAAAAGCTGGACCAGATAGATAAAGAACTGGTTCGGCTTTTTGAACAGAGAATGGATCTTTGCAGACAGGTGGCAGAGTATAAAATAGAAACAGGGAAGCCTGTATATGACGAAGAGAGGGAGTCCCAGAAAATAAAGTCAGTAAGAGAACTGGCTGAAAGTGAGGAAAATAAACAGGGCGCCGAGGAAATGTTCAGGCAGCTGATGACTGTGAGCCGCAGGCTGCAGTACAGACTTCTGGCGGAAAATGGTCAGGATATGCAGCTGCATTTTAAAGCGGTGGACAGCCTGCCTAAAGCAGGGGTCCGGGTAGTATACCAGGGAATTGAAGGGGCGTACAGCCATGGGGCTGCGCTCCAGTATTTTGGGGATAATGTAGATGCTTACCATGTAAAAACGTGGGAGGCAGCTATGGAAGAGGTGGAAAAGGGCCGCGCCGATTATGGGGTGCTGCCTATTGAAAATTCTTCTGCAGGCGTGGTGGAGGATAATTATGATCTTTTAATGGAATATCATAATTACATTGTGGCGGAAACATTTCTTCCTGTAAAACATGCGCTTTTAGGTTTACCTGACGCCAGCCTGGAGGAAATAAAAACAGTATTTTCCCATCCTCAGGGGCTGATGCAGTGTTCTGAATATTTAGACAGCCATCCGGATTGGAAGAAAATCAGCGTGGAAAATACGGCGGTGGCTGCGAAAAAGGTAATTGAGGAGGGAGATAAAACTCAGGCGGCAGTAGCCAGCGAAATTGCCGGCCGTCTTTACGGCTTAAAGGTGCTGCAAAGCTCTGTAAACTATAATAAAGAAAACACTACCAGATTTATTATTGTATCCAGGCAGCCTATATACAAGAAAACTGCAGATAAGGTAAGTATTTGTTTTGAGCTTCCTCATAAAAGCGGATCTTTGTACAATATACTGAGCAATTTTATTTACAATAATGTTAACATGGTAATGATTGAATCCAGGCCTGTAAAAGATAAAAACTGGGAGTATAGATTTTTTGTGGATGTGGAAGGAAACCTGGGGGATTCGGCTGTAAACAACGCCTTAAAAGGCATTGAAGAGGAAGCCGTAAATATGAGAATTCTTGGAAACTATTAA